In Amycolatopsis solani, a single window of DNA contains:
- a CDS encoding AfsR/SARP family transcriptional regulator encodes MGKDDPSETRTAQGPAGPEFRVLGAFEVRLRGRPLDLGGPRIRTLLALLIANAGRVTGVDTMADALWDVDATPGTPRTVRTYLSRVRRSLAPVAEALGTADLIETRAAGYALRLAPELVDAREFERLVTAGRTALAAGDPVTAAEQLSRGLALWRGDAYEDFAGSVALLAETRRLHALRLGAVEDRVDADLATGAGEALIGELTALSERHPGHERLWGQLMTALYRGGRQADALDAFSRARTVLVDQFGLDPSPRLTEIHRRVLDNDPRLLPAATVSATGPARPVVAGRNDLPGDIADFAGREAELSRLLSARDGVAHTAPTAVVIEAIDGMAGIGKTTLAIHAAHRLAGQYGDAQLFIDLHGHTSGQEPVTPAAALDTLLRALGVAAEKIPLDPEARAALWRAELAGRSMLVVLDNAADAAQVRPLLPGSARTLLLITSRRRLIGLEAAHTLSLDVLPEATAVELFAGVVADDRPAAEAAAVRDVVALCGHLPLAIRIAAARLRTRPAWTVAHLADRLRQAGRPLAELSAGDRSVAAAFALSYGHLDVAQRRMFRLLGLNPGPDIDVPAAAALAAVSPFEAERLLESLVDDHLLQQPVTGRFRFHDLVRQHAQTTAQIEEPEPERRAALRRLVGFHLHTGHRGSRLLDQQHPPIDVGEPPEGCVPAPLADDAAAMTWFDVNHQCVLAARQAAEDAGWDTCVWQLAWTLDNFHYRRGHLQANITSWLAGLAAAERLEDLAVQARAHRRLGLVYGPFGQPAEALHHLNRSLTLAKEIRDTLGQAGVHFVLALHWTHEKDDERALGHAFSALDLYRGLADGKWEARAFSLIGACLSRLGRHDEARGHAESGLALCRERHDVYGEADALDSLATIAAETGRPAESLGQSHQALSLWRHLDNTYRQAGTLAVMGDAYHALGRADEAREAWQQSIDLYRARGLHPAADEVEKRAANSGCVRRS; translated from the coding sequence GTGGGGAAGGACGACCCGAGCGAAACCCGCACGGCTCAGGGACCGGCAGGACCGGAGTTCCGCGTGCTCGGCGCGTTCGAGGTCCGGCTGCGCGGCCGGCCGCTCGACCTGGGCGGTCCCCGCATCCGCACGCTGCTCGCGCTGCTGATCGCGAACGCCGGGCGGGTGACCGGAGTGGACACCATGGCGGACGCGTTGTGGGACGTCGACGCCACTCCCGGCACCCCGCGGACGGTGCGGACCTACCTGTCGCGCGTGCGCCGCTCGCTGGCACCGGTCGCCGAAGCCCTCGGCACGGCCGACCTGATCGAGACCCGCGCGGCCGGGTACGCCCTGCGGCTGGCCCCCGAACTCGTCGACGCCCGCGAGTTCGAACGGCTGGTGACCGCCGGGAGAACCGCTTTGGCGGCCGGCGATCCCGTGACAGCGGCGGAGCAGTTGTCACGCGGTTTGGCGCTGTGGCGCGGTGACGCCTATGAGGACTTCGCCGGCTCCGTCGCGCTGCTGGCGGAAACGCGGCGGCTGCACGCTTTGCGGCTCGGCGCCGTCGAAGACCGCGTCGACGCCGACCTCGCCACCGGCGCGGGCGAGGCGCTGATCGGCGAGCTGACCGCGTTGAGCGAGCGGCACCCCGGCCACGAACGGCTGTGGGGCCAGCTGATGACGGCGCTGTACCGCGGGGGCCGCCAGGCGGACGCACTGGACGCGTTCTCCCGTGCGCGGACCGTGCTCGTCGACCAGTTCGGTTTGGACCCTTCGCCGCGCCTGACCGAAATTCACCGGCGCGTGCTCGACAACGACCCCCGGTTGCTGCCCGCCGCCACGGTTTCCGCCACCGGACCGGCCCGGCCGGTGGTGGCGGGCCGCAACGACCTCCCCGGCGACATCGCCGACTTCGCCGGCCGCGAGGCGGAGCTGTCCCGGCTGCTGTCCGCACGGGACGGTGTCGCGCACACCGCGCCGACGGCCGTCGTGATCGAGGCGATCGACGGGATGGCCGGCATCGGCAAGACGACGCTGGCCATCCACGCGGCGCACCGGCTCGCCGGGCAGTACGGCGACGCGCAGCTGTTCATCGACCTGCACGGGCACACCTCCGGCCAGGAACCGGTGACCCCGGCGGCGGCGCTGGACACCTTGCTGCGCGCGCTCGGCGTCGCGGCGGAGAAGATCCCGCTCGACCCGGAAGCCCGCGCGGCGTTGTGGCGGGCGGAACTCGCCGGCCGGTCGATGCTCGTCGTGCTGGACAACGCCGCGGACGCCGCCCAGGTCCGGCCGCTGCTGCCGGGCAGCGCGCGCACGCTGCTGCTGATCACCAGCAGGCGGCGGCTGATCGGCCTGGAGGCGGCGCACACCCTGTCACTGGACGTGCTGCCGGAGGCGACCGCCGTCGAACTGTTCGCGGGTGTGGTCGCCGACGACCGGCCGGCCGCCGAAGCCGCCGCCGTCCGCGACGTCGTCGCGCTGTGCGGGCACCTCCCGCTGGCCATCCGGATCGCGGCGGCGCGGCTGCGCACCCGGCCCGCGTGGACGGTGGCGCACCTGGCCGACCGGCTGCGCCAGGCGGGGCGGCCGCTGGCCGAGCTGTCGGCGGGCGATCGCAGTGTCGCGGCGGCGTTCGCGTTGTCCTACGGGCACCTGGACGTGGCGCAGCGGCGCATGTTCCGGCTGCTGGGCCTGAACCCGGGCCCCGACATCGACGTCCCCGCCGCCGCGGCGCTCGCGGCCGTCTCCCCCTTCGAAGCCGAGCGGCTGCTGGAAAGCCTCGTCGACGACCACCTGCTCCAGCAGCCGGTGACCGGCCGGTTCCGCTTCCACGACCTGGTCCGCCAGCACGCGCAGACCACCGCGCAGATCGAGGAGCCCGAACCGGAGCGCCGGGCGGCGCTGCGCCGGCTGGTCGGCTTCCACCTGCACACCGGCCACCGGGGCAGCCGCCTGCTCGACCAGCAGCACCCGCCGATCGACGTGGGCGAGCCACCGGAGGGCTGCGTCCCGGCCCCGCTGGCCGACGACGCGGCCGCGATGACCTGGTTCGACGTCAACCACCAGTGCGTCCTCGCCGCGCGCCAGGCGGCCGAGGACGCGGGCTGGGACACCTGCGTCTGGCAATTGGCGTGGACGCTCGACAACTTTCATTACCGCCGCGGCCACCTCCAGGCCAACATCACGTCGTGGCTGGCGGGCCTGGCCGCCGCGGAACGCCTGGAGGACCTCGCGGTGCAGGCCCGCGCGCACCGCCGCCTCGGCCTCGTCTACGGCCCGTTCGGGCAGCCGGCAGAGGCGTTGCACCACCTGAACCGGTCGTTGACGCTGGCCAAGGAAATCCGCGACACGCTCGGGCAGGCGGGCGTCCACTTCGTCCTGGCGCTGCACTGGACGCACGAGAAGGACGACGAGCGGGCGCTCGGCCACGCGTTCAGCGCACTCGACCTCTACCGCGGCTTGGCGGACGGGAAGTGGGAGGCCCGCGCGTTCAGCCTGATCGGCGCGTGCCTGAGCCGGCTGGGCCGCCACGACGAGGCTCGCGGCCACGCCGAGTCCGGGCTGGCCCTGTGCCGCGAACGCCACGACGTCTACGGCGAGGCCGACGCCCTCGACAGCCTGGCCACGATCGCGGCGGAGACCGGCCGCCCCGCCGAGTCGCTCGGCCAGTCCCACCAGGCGCTGTCGTTGTGGCGCCACCTGGACAACACCTACCGGCAGGCAGGCACGCTGGCGGTGATGGGGGACGCGTACCACGCCCTCGGCCGCGCGGACGAGGCGCGCGAGGCGTGGCAGCAGTCGATCGACCTGTACCGGGCGCGGGGTCTGCACCCGGCGGCGGACGAGGTGGAGAAGCGAGCGGCCAACTCGGGCTGCGTCCGCCGATCCTGA